A stretch of the Vulcanisaeta souniana JCM 11219 genome encodes the following:
- the porB gene encoding pyruvate synthase subunit PorB, translated as MKVYFRTIKDLPVDEYFGPGQLTCAGCGPSIAIRWILKAAGSDVIIVNATGCIEVTSTSYPYTAWSVPYLHVAFENAAAAASGAESALKVLRRKGMLDAKAKVIAIAGDGGTYDIGLQALSGMLERGHGVLYVLYDNEAYMNTGIQRSGGTPHFAWTTTSPVGSKLKGKVQRKKDIMSIVIGHHIPYAATANLAYPIDLANKVKTALDYLDEGPAFIHVLAPCPPGWRYPEEMTVEIARLATETGYFPLYEWDHGMIRFNPPSNTHFDKSKRKPITEYLKRQGRFAHLTEENIKEIEKEIDEYWDYLSKLVKTFG; from the coding sequence ATGAAGGTGTACTTCAGGACAATAAAGGACTTGCCTGTGGACGAGTATTTCGGGCCCGGGCAATTAACCTGTGCTGGTTGTGGACCATCAATTGCGATTAGGTGGATCCTTAAGGCCGCTGGTTCCGATGTGATTATTGTTAACGCCACAGGTTGTATAGAGGTAACCTCGACATCATACCCATATACTGCATGGAGCGTGCCCTACCTACATGTGGCCTTTGAAAATGCAGCCGCAGCCGCCTCAGGCGCGGAATCCGCACTAAAGGTACTTAGGAGGAAGGGTATGTTAGACGCCAAGGCCAAGGTCATAGCCATTGCCGGTGATGGTGGTACTTATGATATTGGTTTGCAGGCTCTCAGTGGTATGCTTGAGCGTGGTCATGGCGTGCTCTATGTGCTTTATGATAATGAGGCCTACATGAACACAGGAATACAGAGAAGCGGAGGAACACCGCACTTTGCCTGGACAACAACATCCCCAGTGGGCAGTAAGTTAAAGGGTAAAGTCCAGAGGAAGAAGGATATAATGAGCATCGTCATTGGGCATCACATACCATATGCAGCAACAGCAAACCTAGCCTACCCAATAGACCTAGCCAACAAGGTAAAGACAGCCCTTGACTACCTTGATGAGGGCCCGGCATTCATACACGTACTGGCACCATGCCCACCAGGCTGGCGCTACCCAGAGGAAATGACTGTGGAAATAGCCAGACTAGCCACAGAGACAGGTTACTTCCCACTATACGAGTGGGACCACGGCATGATAAGGTTCAACCCACCAAGCAATACCCACTTTGACAAATCAAAGAGAAAACCAATAACCGAGTACCTAAAGAGACAGGGTAGGTTCGCCCATTTAACTGAAGAGAATATTAAGGAAATCGAGAAGGAAATCGACGAATACTGGGACTACCTATCAAAGCTCGTAAAGACCTTTGGATAA
- a CDS encoding ferredoxin oxidoreductase has translation MAVAKALSTREEVVKERVGLTSNYAAAYAVKTVDVDVIAAYPITPQTTIIEKLAEFVANGEIDAEYIPVESEHSALSAVVGAAATGARVFTATSAQGLEFMHEVLYIASGLRLPIVMAAPGRALSAPISIHGDYQDIMSARDSGWVIMIASSAQEVYDSIIMAYRIAEDNRVLLPVMVSYDGFLMSHTTEPVELYHEEYVRKFTPRNLNRPRLDPRKPMTIGVIASPDWYYEIKYQAINALKESKNVIKETHNEFNKAFGTNYDIVEKYMLDDADYVLITYGGASSGNAKEAARRARERGLRAGVLRLRLFRPFPTDEVVSAIKYSKVVAVVDRALSPGNTYEGPVFNDVVSALYNKGINKPVISVVHGISQRTMLSDDFYNLYKKLDEYAKTGEYPRKTIFIGLRGGEA, from the coding sequence ATGGCAGTCGCTAAGGCCTTGAGCACTAGGGAGGAGGTTGTTAAGGAACGCGTTGGCTTAACATCTAATTATGCTGCTGCCTATGCTGTTAAAACTGTTGATGTTGATGTGATTGCAGCATACCCAATAACGCCACAAACAACTATAATAGAGAAATTGGCGGAGTTTGTGGCCAACGGTGAAATAGACGCTGAGTATATACCGGTGGAGTCTGAGCACAGTGCATTATCTGCAGTTGTTGGTGCAGCGGCGACTGGTGCTAGGGTGTTCACAGCAACGTCTGCCCAGGGTCTTGAGTTCATGCATGAAGTACTCTATATTGCCTCTGGTCTTAGGCTTCCAATAGTCATGGCAGCCCCCGGCAGGGCACTATCGGCGCCAATAAGTATTCATGGTGATTACCAGGACATAATGAGCGCCAGGGATTCTGGTTGGGTTATTATGATTGCCTCCAGTGCCCAGGAGGTTTATGATTCAATAATCATGGCATACAGGATCGCAGAGGACAACAGAGTCCTACTACCAGTCATGGTCTCATACGACGGATTCCTAATGAGCCACACCACAGAACCAGTGGAACTATACCACGAGGAGTACGTTAGGAAATTCACACCCAGGAACCTAAATAGGCCTAGGCTTGACCCAAGGAAACCAATGACTATTGGAGTTATTGCAAGCCCTGATTGGTATTATGAAATTAAGTATCAAGCGATTAATGCGCTCAAGGAATCGAAGAACGTTATTAAGGAGACTCATAACGAGTTCAATAAGGCCTTTGGGACTAACTATGACATTGTAGAGAAGTACATGCTTGACGATGCAGACTACGTATTAATAACCTATGGTGGAGCATCAAGCGGTAATGCCAAGGAAGCAGCCAGAAGAGCCAGAGAGAGGGGACTAAGGGCTGGCGTTTTGAGACTAAGGCTATTTAGGCCATTCCCCACGGACGAGGTTGTGAGCGCCATTAAGTACTCCAAGGTGGTAGCTGTTGTTGACAGAGCTTTGTCTCCGGGTAACACGTATGAGGGCCCTGTATTTAACGACGTAGTTTCAGCACTTTACAATAAGGGCATTAATAAGCCAGTAATCTCCGTAGTGCACGGCATATCTCAAAGAACAATGTTGTCTGACGACTTCTATAATCTTTATAAAAAGCTTGATGAGTATGCCAAGACTGGTGAATATCCAAGGAAGACAATATTCATAGGATTGAGAGGTGGTGAAGCATGA
- a CDS encoding 4Fe-4S binding protein, which produces MMKQLTWKDLPIGGTVVEPGNARRNLTGSWRTERPVIDQDACIRCRICWMYCPEPAILELKKPYATKAGKRYDLTYEIDYDHCKGCGICAHECPVKAIKMVPEVTG; this is translated from the coding sequence ATGATGAAGCAATTAACCTGGAAAGACTTGCCAATTGGAGGTACCGTTGTTGAACCAGGCAATGCGCGCAGGAACCTCACTGGTTCTTGGAGGACTGAGAGACCCGTTATTGACCAGGATGCGTGTATTAGGTGCAGAATATGCTGGATGTACTGCCCTGAACCGGCAATACTTGAATTGAAGAAGCCCTATGCAACGAAGGCCGGTAAGAGGTATGACTTGACTTATGAGATTGATTATGATCACTGCAAGGGCTGCGGAATATGCGCCCATGAATGCCCAGTCAAGGCAATAAAGATGGTGCCAGAGGTGACTGGATAA
- a CDS encoding 2-oxoacid:acceptor oxidoreductase family protein: protein MGDSTVEITFFGRGGQGAVTAAQIIAQAAIRRGLFASAFPEYGAERRGAPVRAYVRLSREPVLAREPIEKPDISVVFDTRLLSVFNIPAITKSYIVINALSIDDARQSVGKFSGKVVYVNAYEISTKHLGKPIVNTTMLGALLKVLDLVDVDTVKGLVLETFGKRLGKSNIEALEEAYKVAEVIVL, encoded by the coding sequence ATGGGTGATTCAACGGTAGAAATAACATTCTTCGGCAGGGGAGGTCAGGGTGCTGTAACAGCTGCACAAATAATTGCCCAGGCAGCAATTAGGCGTGGTTTATTCGCAAGCGCCTTTCCTGAGTATGGCGCAGAGCGTAGGGGCGCGCCAGTTAGGGCCTACGTTAGGCTATCCAGGGAACCGGTGCTTGCCAGGGAACCCATTGAAAAACCTGATATCTCCGTTGTTTTTGATACCAGATTATTGAGCGTTTTTAACATACCTGCGATAACCAAGAGCTACATAGTGATCAATGCACTGAGTATTGACGATGCCAGGCAATCCGTGGGTAAGTTCAGTGGTAAGGTGGTTTATGTCAATGCCTATGAGATATCCACGAAGCACCTGGGCAAACCAATAGTAAATACCACAATGCTTGGTGCACTGCTTAAGGTACTTGACCTAGTTGATGTGGATACAGTTAAGGGCCTAGTCCTAGAGACATTCGGTAAGAGGCTCGGCAAGTCAAACATAGAGGCACTGGAAGAGGCTTATAAAGTGGCTGAGGTGATCGTGCTATGA